The following are from one region of the Deinococcus planocerae genome:
- the aspS gene encoding aspartate--tRNA(Asn) ligase — MTTEPAVHLQRTLTRELPGHEGQTVKLQGFLHARRDLGGVQFLVLRDRSGVAQCVGSGLTLPLPESSIEVVGKVRAHPKAPGGYEVQVESLRVLTAAVEPPPVEIPKMEWNVNPETMLDYRVVTVRGLKERAALRVQAELVAAFRDHLSTESFTEISTPKIVSAGAEGGANLFPIDYFGREAYLAQSPQLYKQIMVGVFERVFEVAPVYRAEEHATSRHLNEYLSLDVEMGFIESEEDVMDLETRLLGAIMTRLRERAEAEFGLLGATIPDVPARIPRITLLDARQLVQEKYGHAVGGKDLDPEGERLLSQHYAETEGTDFVFVTKYPRAARPFYAHPELNADGTVNPEITRGFDLLFRGIEITSGGQRIHDHAMLMDSIAAYKLSPESLAGYTEVFKYGMPPHGGFAIGAERLTAKLLGIANVRYARAFPRDRHRLTP; from the coding sequence GTGACCACCGAACCCGCCGTCCACCTCCAGCGCACCCTCACCCGCGAACTGCCCGGGCATGAGGGCCAGACCGTGAAACTGCAAGGCTTCCTGCACGCCCGCCGCGACCTGGGGGGCGTGCAATTCCTGGTCCTGCGCGACCGGAGCGGCGTGGCCCAGTGCGTCGGCAGCGGCCTGACCCTGCCCCTCCCGGAGAGCAGCATCGAGGTCGTCGGCAAGGTGAGGGCCCACCCCAAGGCCCCCGGGGGCTACGAGGTGCAGGTCGAGAGCCTGCGTGTGCTGACCGCCGCCGTCGAGCCGCCCCCCGTCGAGATTCCCAAGATGGAGTGGAACGTCAACCCCGAGACGATGCTCGACTACCGGGTCGTCACCGTGCGGGGGCTCAAGGAGCGCGCGGCCCTGAGGGTCCAGGCCGAACTCGTGGCGGCCTTCCGCGACCACCTCTCGACCGAGAGCTTCACCGAGATCAGCACGCCCAAGATCGTCTCGGCGGGGGCGGAGGGCGGGGCGAACCTCTTTCCCATCGACTACTTCGGCAGGGAAGCGTACCTCGCCCAGAGCCCGCAGCTCTACAAGCAGATCATGGTGGGCGTCTTCGAGCGCGTCTTCGAGGTGGCGCCCGTCTACCGCGCCGAGGAGCACGCCACGTCCCGCCACCTCAACGAGTACCTCAGCCTCGACGTGGAGATGGGCTTCATCGAGTCGGAAGAGGACGTGATGGACCTGGAGACCCGCCTCCTCGGGGCGATCATGACCCGGCTGAGGGAGCGGGCCGAGGCGGAGTTCGGGCTCCTCGGCGCGACCATCCCTGACGTGCCCGCCCGCATCCCCCGCATCACGCTGCTGGACGCCCGGCAACTCGTGCAGGAGAAGTACGGCCACGCGGTCGGCGGCAAGGACCTCGACCCCGAGGGCGAGCGCCTGCTCAGCCAGCACTACGCGGAGACGGAGGGCACCGACTTCGTGTTCGTGACGAAGTACCCGCGCGCCGCCCGGCCCTTTTACGCGCACCCCGAGCTGAACGCGGACGGCACCGTCAACCCGGAGATCACCCGAGGCTTCGACCTCCTTTTCCGGGGCATCGAGATCACCTCGGGCGGGCAGCGCATCCACGACCACGCGATGCTGATGGACTCCATCGCCGCCTATAAGCTGAGCCCCGAGTCCCTGGCAGGCTACACCGAGGTCTTCAAGTACGGGATGCCCCCCCACGGCGGCTTCGCCATCGGGGCCGAGCGGCTCACCGCCAAGCTGCTGGGGATCGCCAACGTGCGCTATGCCCGCGCCTTCCCGCGCGACCGGCACCGGCTGACGCCCTGA
- a CDS encoding TetR/AcrR family transcriptional regulator, producing the protein MTRTRNPELTRAALLEAAGRVLSRQGAALSLDAVAREAGGSKGGVLHHYPSREALLSALALELIERFRACVEAARAREVAAHGERPGAWLRAYIEVSFTPQAGEDALIAALAPLAGHPELIDRLREAQAFVLAEAEADGLPGARAHAVRLACDALSLGPLTGLPDLGPGRRAALREELLAWTRT; encoded by the coding sequence ATGACCCGGACCCGGAATCCCGAACTTACCCGCGCGGCGCTGCTGGAGGCGGCGGGGAGGGTGCTCTCGCGGCAGGGGGCGGCGCTGTCGCTGGACGCGGTGGCGCGCGAGGCGGGGGGGAGCAAGGGGGGGGTACTCCACCACTACCCCAGCCGGGAGGCGCTGCTCTCGGCGCTGGCGCTGGAACTCATCGAGCGCTTCCGGGCGTGCGTGGAGGCGGCGCGGGCGCGGGAGGTGGCGGCCCACGGGGAGAGGCCGGGAGCGTGGCTGCGCGCGTACATCGAGGTGAGCTTCACGCCCCAGGCGGGGGAGGACGCCCTGATCGCCGCGCTCGCGCCGCTGGCGGGGCACCCCGAATTGATCGACCGGCTGCGGGAGGCGCAGGCCTTCGTGCTGGCAGAGGCGGAGGCAGACGGCCTGCCGGGGGCGCGGGCGCACGCGGTCCGCCTCGCCTGCGACGCGCTGAGCCTGGGGCCGCTGACCGGGCTGCCGGACCTGGGCCCGGGGCGGCGGGCCGCGCTGAGAGAGGAGCTGCTGGCATGGACGCGGACGTGA
- a CDS encoding GreA/GreB family elongation factor: MAEEIPMTAEGYRRLEETLQKERERREAATETIAALRDDTSDIEDRNLEASQIDLSSMDARIFELEDILSRAVVVEALPGEEGRVGLGSVVVLQGGEHGREMQVQLVSPVEVTALTEGVTQVSEDSPVGKALMGREVGESFEVEVGERHVRYTVKSVGPG, translated from the coding sequence ATGGCAGAAGAGATTCCCATGACGGCGGAGGGCTACCGGCGCCTGGAAGAGACGTTGCAAAAAGAGCGCGAGCGCCGCGAGGCCGCCACCGAGACCATCGCGGCCCTGCGTGACGACACGAGCGACATCGAGGACCGCAACCTGGAAGCCTCCCAGATCGACCTCTCCAGCATGGACGCCCGCATCTTCGAGCTGGAGGACATCCTCTCCCGCGCCGTGGTCGTCGAGGCCCTGCCGGGGGAAGAGGGCCGGGTGGGCTTGGGCTCGGTGGTCGTGTTGCAGGGGGGGGAGCACGGGCGTGAGATGCAGGTCCAGCTCGTGAGCCCCGTGGAGGTGACGGCCCTCACGGAGGGCGTGACCCAGGTCAGCGAGGACAGCCCGGTCGGCAAGGCGCTGATGGGCCGCGAGGTCGGCGAGTCCTTCGAGGTGGAGGTCGGAGAGAGGCACGTCCGCTACACCGTGAAGAGCGTCGGCCCGGGTTGA